The following is a genomic window from Fusarium oxysporum Fo47 chromosome IV, complete sequence.
ATGGAGCTTGATATTAGGAGTACTGTTCCCCCTTCTCCACTATTCTATCTCACTACCAAATCTCCCTCTTTCAACATCGGTCCTATACTCCTTCGATTCACAAACAATACCCAAAAATGGACGCGAGAATCAATAACTCCAATGAAGTGAatgaagcagaagcaaatgTGGCACCTCTTGCCCCTTTTAGCTGTCTCCTTTGTCGGAAAAGCAAACTGAAGTGTGACCGTACAAGACCCTCCTGCAGCCGATGCAGCAAGCAAAGCTATGATTGCGTTTATTCCCTATCAAGGCAACCGTACCAAAGCAAAAGCCGTGGCCAGGCAAAAGAATTGGAGGCTAGGCTCGGTATGTGGTGTCACTGCTCACTAGCAGAATAATAGCTAACTCAGTTACGATAGGATGCCTGGAGAGATTGCTACAGAGTTCGCAAGAGACAAGGGCATCCTTCACCGATGGCAGCCAGTACAGGTGCAACTCTATTGCGACTGTTGGCAACACGCCGACTagtcaagatgaagatgccCTCGTTAGGTTGGGCCTATATGAGGAGACACCTCCTCGGGAACTCATCGAAACACTGTATCACGCCCTCGCATACACTACAACCCGTCGTTCGGCTTTAGTAACAACTGGACCAGAATGAACATATACTTCGCCAGAATCCATCAGGTAACACCCCTGCTACATCGCCAGAGATTCATGGCACCCCTCTTCCTGCCGGACCATATGAAGCCTCCAATGTGTCTTCAATACATCGTCATGGCCTCTGCCGCTGAGACATCCGACGCCTACCGCCACCTGGGCATGATATTCTACAAGCGTGCCATAAAATATCTTCAAAGTGACGATTTAGGTGTATGTGACGGCTGTATCCATTCAAGACACTTGCTGAGCAAAGAACACAGGACCTCAGTGAAAGCTCAATATCTCTAGGACATGTACAAGCTCGGGCTCTAATATCGTGCTTCGAAGCCGAGCACTCTATGTTTTCAAAGGCTTCTATAACACTTTGTTCTGCCATTAGAGCTGCACAGATGCTAAACCTGCATCAAGTTGACATAACCAGACCGGATAGGGGCCAACATGTTGACTGGATAGAAGTTGAAGAACGACGTCGCACATGGTGGACCATATTCTGCTATGATCGGTTTACTTGTGCTACGACTGGATGGCCGGCGCTTATATATGACCAGAATGTAAGTTTCCCATCAAAACCTTTCGAACATACCGTTGAATGATTTTTAAGATCGGAACTCGACTTCCAGCCTCAGAGGAAGCTTATACGAACGGTCAGGAAGAGCACACGCGCTTCCTAGGAGACCAATTACTCGAGTCTGAACCACACTCTACATTTGCGGGAGCAGTGCTTGCAGCACACATCTTCCACCGCACTATAGAACATACTGGAACGAATAACAGCCAGGATCAAGAGTCTCAGGACTTCAAAGGAGACCTGTACTGGCAGAGACATAAAAGCATTGACAATGATCTCAAGTTCATGTTATTGATGCTGCCAAAGAATCTGTGTCTTCCTGCCAACTACAGGACTCACAACGCCATTTTTGTCAACGTCATGTTACAAACGGCCACTATCTGCCTTCATCGAGCAGCTTTGTGGAGGATGAAGTCGAATTTACAGGGGCTACCGAGTTACCTGATCCGACTATCTCAAGATCGGTTGCTTCCAGCAGCGGAAGAGATACTCACCATTTTTAGAATGATACCCGATCTTGGTGCGACTTTTACTAACCCCCTTATTTGT
Proteins encoded in this region:
- a CDS encoding fungal-specific transcription factor domain-containing protein, giving the protein MNIYFARIHQVTPLLHRQRFMAPLFLPDHMKPPMCLQYIVMASAAETSDAYRHLGMIFYKRAIKYLQSDDLGDLSESSISLGHVQARALISCFEAEHSMFSKASITLCSAIRAAQMLNLHQVDITRPDRGQHVDWIEVEERRRTWWTIFCYDRFTCATTGWPALIYDQNIGTRLPASEEAYTNGQEEHTRFLGDQLLESEPHSTFAGAVLAAHIFHRTIEHTGTNNSQDQESQDFKGDLYWQRHKSIDNDLKFMLLMLPKNLCLPANYRTHNAIFVNVMLQTATICLHRAALWRMKSNLQGLPSYLIRLSQDRLLPAAEEILTIFRMIPDLGATFTNPLICFAAYMAALVFMASTSPTDPDGEHGQNLDFILKILVAFGNTNLVANALANEIVKEMKQCGITSRSMNKVGYQGSFLAIPTLTIHPRSNYKRRH